From Poecile atricapillus isolate bPoeAtr1 chromosome 11, bPoeAtr1.hap1, whole genome shotgun sequence, one genomic window encodes:
- the MEX3B gene encoding RNA-binding protein MEX3B isoform X2, giving the protein MERNGSGGGGGGGGGGGGETLDDQRALQIALDQLSLLGLDNDETGSIYDNEPRKKSVNMTECVPVPSSEHVAEIVGRQGCKIKALRAKTNTYIKTPVRGEEPLFVVTGRKEDVAMARREIISAAEHFSMIRASRNKNTALNGTVPGPPNLPGQTTIQVRVPYRVVGLVVGPKGATIKRIQQQTHTYIVTPSRDKEPVFEVTGMPENVDRAREEIEAHIAMRTGGIIELTDENDFHANGTDVGFELNGTGSLWSKPTPPSITPTPGRKPFCNYRNDSSSSLGSASTDSYFGGGTGGGGSARLADYSPPSPALSFSHNGNNNNNSANGYVYGGGGGDVLSSPDCCSELPFDSPPGFDLAPAPPPGAALLWPQFERGPAAPPSPAPSPAAAAAFPGAAPANANLALLVSGPRRGAAPPPARLSPPLHGSAAGSEHPLARRVRSDPGGRLLAASYPLYANGLGAHLPGLPSDSSASSSSSSSSSSSSSCSSSGVRRKGSRDCSVCFESEVIAALVPCGHNLFCMECANRICEKTEPQCPVCHSAVTQAIRIFS; this is encoded by the exons ATGGAGAGGAacgggagcggcggcggcggcggtggtggtggtggtggcggGGGAGAGACCCTGGATGACCAAAGAGCCCTTCAGATCGCCCTGGAtcagctctccctgctggggctggacaACGACGAGACGGGCTCCATTTACGACAACGAGCCTCGGAAAAAGAGCGTGAACATGACTGAATGCGTCCCGGTGCCCAGCTCGGAACATGTCGCTGAGATAGTGGGGAGACAAG GTTGTAAAATCAAAGCTCTGCGGGCAAAGACCAACACCTACATCAAGACCCCGGTTCGCGGGGAGGAGCCGCTCTTTGTTGTGACGGGCAGAAAGGAAGATGTGGCCATGGCCCGCAGGGAAATCATCTCTGCGGCCGAGCACTTCTCCATGATCCGAGCCTCGCGGAACAAGAACACAGCCCTGAACGGCACCGTTCCCGGTCCCCCGAACCTGCCCGGCCAAACCACCATCCAGGTGCGGGTGCCTTATCGCGTGGTGGGCTTGGTCGTGGGGCCCAAGGGGGCCACCATCAAGCGCATCCAGCAGCAGACGCACACGTACATCGTGACCCCGAGCCGGGACAAGGAGCCGGTCTTTGAGGTAACGGGCATGCCGGAGAACGTGGACCGGGCCCGGGAGGAGATCGAGGCTCACATCGCCATGCGCACCGGCGGCATCATCGAGCTGACGGACGAGAACGACTTCCACGCCAACGGCACGGACGTGGGCTTCGAGCTGAACGGCACGGGCAGCCTCTGGAGCAAGCCCACGCCGCCCAGCATCACACCCACCCCGGGCCGCAAGCCCTTCTGCAACTACCGCAACGACAGCTCCAGCTCGCTGGGCAGCGCCTCCACCGACTCCTACTTCGGGGGCGGCACCGGGGGGGGCGGCAGCGCCCGCCTGGCCGACTACAGCCCCCCGAGCCCGGCGCTGAGCTTCTCGCACAAcggcaacaacaacaacaacagcgCCAACGGCTACGTGtacggcgggggcggcggcgacGTCCTCTCCTCCCCGGACTGCTGCTCCGAGCTGCCCTTCGACTCGCCGCCCGGCTTCGACCtggcgcccgccccgccgcccgggGCCGCCCTCCTCTGGCCGCAGTTcgagcgcggccccgccgcgccgccctcGCCCGCGCCctcgcccgccgccgccgccgccttcCCGGGCGCCGCGCCCGCCAATGCCAACCTGGCGCTGCTGGTGAGCGGCCCCCGGCGCGGCGCCGCCCCGCCCCCGGCGCGGCTCTCCCCGCCCCTGCACGGCAGCGCGGCCGGCTCCGAGCACCCGCTGGCGCGGCGGGTGCGCAGCGACCCCGGCGGGCGGCTGCTGGCCGCCTCCTACCCGCTGTACGCCAACGGGCTGGGCGCCCACCTGCCCGGGCTGCCCTCCGACtcctccgcctcctcctcctcctcctccagctcctcgtccagctcctcctgctcctcctccgGCGTGCGGCGGAAGGGCAGCCGCGACTGCTCGGTGTGCTTCGAGAGCGAGGTGATCGCGGCGCTGGTGCCCTGCGGCCACAACCTCTTCTGCATGGAGTGCGCCAACCGCATCTGCGAGAAGACGGAGCCGCAGTGCCCCGTGTGCCACAGCGCCGTCACCCAGGCCATCCGCATCTTCTCCTGA
- the MEX3B gene encoding RNA-binding protein MEX3B isoform X1 translates to MPSSLFADMERNGSGGGGGGGGGGGGETLDDQRALQIALDQLSLLGLDNDETGSIYDNEPRKKSVNMTECVPVPSSEHVAEIVGRQGCKIKALRAKTNTYIKTPVRGEEPLFVVTGRKEDVAMARREIISAAEHFSMIRASRNKNTALNGTVPGPPNLPGQTTIQVRVPYRVVGLVVGPKGATIKRIQQQTHTYIVTPSRDKEPVFEVTGMPENVDRAREEIEAHIAMRTGGIIELTDENDFHANGTDVGFELNGTGSLWSKPTPPSITPTPGRKPFCNYRNDSSSSLGSASTDSYFGGGTGGGGSARLADYSPPSPALSFSHNGNNNNNSANGYVYGGGGGDVLSSPDCCSELPFDSPPGFDLAPAPPPGAALLWPQFERGPAAPPSPAPSPAAAAAFPGAAPANANLALLVSGPRRGAAPPPARLSPPLHGSAAGSEHPLARRVRSDPGGRLLAASYPLYANGLGAHLPGLPSDSSASSSSSSSSSSSSSCSSSGVRRKGSRDCSVCFESEVIAALVPCGHNLFCMECANRICEKTEPQCPVCHSAVTQAIRIFS, encoded by the exons ATGCCCAGCTCGCTTTTTGCAGACATGGAGAGGAacgggagcggcggcggcggcggtggtggtggtggtggcggGGGAGAGACCCTGGATGACCAAAGAGCCCTTCAGATCGCCCTGGAtcagctctccctgctggggctggacaACGACGAGACGGGCTCCATTTACGACAACGAGCCTCGGAAAAAGAGCGTGAACATGACTGAATGCGTCCCGGTGCCCAGCTCGGAACATGTCGCTGAGATAGTGGGGAGACAAG GTTGTAAAATCAAAGCTCTGCGGGCAAAGACCAACACCTACATCAAGACCCCGGTTCGCGGGGAGGAGCCGCTCTTTGTTGTGACGGGCAGAAAGGAAGATGTGGCCATGGCCCGCAGGGAAATCATCTCTGCGGCCGAGCACTTCTCCATGATCCGAGCCTCGCGGAACAAGAACACAGCCCTGAACGGCACCGTTCCCGGTCCCCCGAACCTGCCCGGCCAAACCACCATCCAGGTGCGGGTGCCTTATCGCGTGGTGGGCTTGGTCGTGGGGCCCAAGGGGGCCACCATCAAGCGCATCCAGCAGCAGACGCACACGTACATCGTGACCCCGAGCCGGGACAAGGAGCCGGTCTTTGAGGTAACGGGCATGCCGGAGAACGTGGACCGGGCCCGGGAGGAGATCGAGGCTCACATCGCCATGCGCACCGGCGGCATCATCGAGCTGACGGACGAGAACGACTTCCACGCCAACGGCACGGACGTGGGCTTCGAGCTGAACGGCACGGGCAGCCTCTGGAGCAAGCCCACGCCGCCCAGCATCACACCCACCCCGGGCCGCAAGCCCTTCTGCAACTACCGCAACGACAGCTCCAGCTCGCTGGGCAGCGCCTCCACCGACTCCTACTTCGGGGGCGGCACCGGGGGGGGCGGCAGCGCCCGCCTGGCCGACTACAGCCCCCCGAGCCCGGCGCTGAGCTTCTCGCACAAcggcaacaacaacaacaacagcgCCAACGGCTACGTGtacggcgggggcggcggcgacGTCCTCTCCTCCCCGGACTGCTGCTCCGAGCTGCCCTTCGACTCGCCGCCCGGCTTCGACCtggcgcccgccccgccgcccgggGCCGCCCTCCTCTGGCCGCAGTTcgagcgcggccccgccgcgccgccctcGCCCGCGCCctcgcccgccgccgccgccgccttcCCGGGCGCCGCGCCCGCCAATGCCAACCTGGCGCTGCTGGTGAGCGGCCCCCGGCGCGGCGCCGCCCCGCCCCCGGCGCGGCTCTCCCCGCCCCTGCACGGCAGCGCGGCCGGCTCCGAGCACCCGCTGGCGCGGCGGGTGCGCAGCGACCCCGGCGGGCGGCTGCTGGCCGCCTCCTACCCGCTGTACGCCAACGGGCTGGGCGCCCACCTGCCCGGGCTGCCCTCCGACtcctccgcctcctcctcctcctcctccagctcctcgtccagctcctcctgctcctcctccgGCGTGCGGCGGAAGGGCAGCCGCGACTGCTCGGTGTGCTTCGAGAGCGAGGTGATCGCGGCGCTGGTGCCCTGCGGCCACAACCTCTTCTGCATGGAGTGCGCCAACCGCATCTGCGAGAAGACGGAGCCGCAGTGCCCCGTGTGCCACAGCGCCGTCACCCAGGCCATCCGCATCTTCTCCTGA